The sequence below is a genomic window from Anopheles cruzii chromosome 3, idAnoCruzAS_RS32_06, whole genome shotgun sequence.
ACTAAGAAACTGCATGGTTGAACAAAAAGAAGCCCGGTCCACGGGAGTTCTTTCCACTGTGAGGAAAGTTTTGGCTGGTTTTTGTGCAACCAAACAGCTTATTCTGCAACGACGAAAATTGGTTCTCGGGGCTTATCGTAGGGGAAAAGCTTGCCACGAAATTGGTGCAGCAAACCATTGTACGACCAGTTGGGCTACAGCGTGTGCTAcgtaaaataaattcaacaatGAACTGATGTACACCACCGATTGCGCTATCTTTTTGCGAAGGAAATCACCGTAACCGTCGTTCTGTGAATGgttgaattgaaatttcaaaTCGCACTGCGCTTGGCTGCGTACTTTTCGGCACTCGCATCATGACGCAGCCAATCAACTGTGGTACCAACCGCAGCTgtcaaacacgaaacgtcatcgcggccttctttttcttcttttcgcttctGAAGAAAATGGCAAGTCGTGGTGGAAATCGTCGCTCCCAGCCAGTGGATAATACCATCGCCTATGTCCAGTGCGATGGCCTGGTAAGTGTTAATCGATGTACCGGATCCCGGCGAACACCATTGCTATCGAGAATGGTCACATTTTGCACGGATTGATTCGGAAAAAGTGTCCACCCAACCGGAGCCTTGAGCCTTGGCGTTCCATGTGCGGCtgttcgtgcgtgtgtgcgttgacTGTTAACCCCTCGGTGCTAACGATTTTTACGCTTTCACAGGCTGCgatgaaaatggtgaaacatTGCCATGAAGAGTCGCTGAACAACATGGAGGTGGCGCAGGGAGCGTTGCTCGGTCTGGTGGTCGACGATCGGCTCGAGATTACCAACTGCTTCCCGTTCCCGAAGTCGgacgaaacgatcgacgaaGAAGAGTACCAGCTGAACATGATGCGCCGGTTGCGGCACGTGAACGTTGACCACTTTCACGTCGGCTGGTACCAGAGCGCCGATGTTGGCAACTTCCTTTCGAACACGCTGCTCGAGTCGCAGTACCACTATCAGACCAGCATCGAGGAGTCGGTGGTCGTGATCTACGACACGCAGAAGTCGGCCCGCGGCTTCCTGACGCTGAAGGCGTACCGCTTGACGCCGCAGGCGATCGCCATGTACAAGGAGCGCGATTTTACGCCCGAAGCGCTGCGCAACCTGAAGGTCGGGTACGAAAACTTGTTCGTCGAGATTCCGATCGTGGTCAAGAACTCGGCCCTGTGCAACATCATGATGTCCGAGCTGACGGAGATGGTGCCGGAGGAGGAGGGTACGCACTTTCTGGATCTCGGCACGGCCTCGGTGCTCGAGAACCATTTGCGCTGCATGATGGACCGGGTGGACGAGCTGAACCACGAGGCGACCAAGTTCAACAAGTACCAGCAGGCCGCCATTCGACAGGAACAGGAAAAGCACCGGATGCTGGCCAAGCACGCCCAGGAGAACGCGGCCCGCATTGCCAAGGGCGAGACGGCGGTGCCGGAGGAAGAGATCAACAAACTGTTCCGCCCGATACCGGTACCGACACGCCTCAATCCGATGATCGTGTCCGGGCAGATCAACACGTACGCGCAGCACATTTCTCAGTTCTGTTCGCAGTCGCTCGCCAAACTGTACATGACTCAGGCTCTTCAGAATGCCAAGGAGAACAAGTAATACGCTTGATTGTGGTAGAATTGAAAGGTAAACACGTGACCAATCATCCCCGACATCAGGAGCAACcaccagcaggcagcagcagcaaacaaacgTTCCAGGCGGTTCACACTATCGTTCCAGGAGAGGGTTGTAACCCTAGCGAAGGGCCGGAGTGTGAACTattaaagtaataaaatgaaTCCACCTTTCGTAGTGCTTCTCTTCGCAAAACCGAGGAAAACTACGGCCAGGTGCGGGTCAAACCAAAAGCGCTCGTGTTTTCTTGATATCGTGTTTAGAATGTCATCGACTTTATGGCTTTTTCATGAGCTGaatatgtgtttcttttggggCTAACAAATGTTTGGCAAGCAATAATACTCAAAACTATTGTTTGATCATATCGTGCAATTTTATTACGAAATTTTTCATTGCAAGCTTGCaccaaaatatttcacacgcactaatattgaaatattgacGAAGATATTGTTTGACCATATCATGAAATATTGCTATTgctggtgctacctaccagtcgctcctgctcccctagtaaaatttcggatttttcgggtttcgaattgtttcgagtatttttaaaaaattgCTCTTATTTTTCAGATTCTTTTGCATATTGCTCAAAAACTACTGGAgcaatccgcgtgaaattttgcacagcgtagttttgtgacaccggacaGTGAATACAGGACAATCCGACCCTCCCACACCTTCGGCAAGTgaggctcccatacaaaatctgggtacATTTCAGCAAAAGttggatagttttcaagcaatttgagccaaattcagcaCGTGGTTAATAAACGACGACGGGGAggcgagaagggaagccgatcggatacgtctCCAGGATGTacgatcctctgaaacgccgtgaaatgagaatgaaatcaGGCGTGGCAACGCagccgggaacagctagtagAAAAGAGATTATCCGGAACGCAACCTAGCTCATTCGTAATAACCCTGTTTCGTGCTTCTTTCTCGCATTCATGTTGTGTGTTTAATAGTTTtattaatgtttcattttatacATGTCAATTCACTAGTAGTATTCTAATTTTGGACACTCTTAAGCCTACAAAGACTTTGTGCGACACGCAGAGAAATGGTGCCTTCTGCACCGGGACTCAGACGACCTCCAAAAAGCTGTTTGGGGTCCTTTTGGCAacgaaaacaagcaaacaatgAATGTTGCATAACTTTTTGTGTTGTGCGCTGTATCAACGAAGAAACACAAAGCTACAAAGCTAAAACATGACGCAGCTCGTCGCTGTTGGTACGATGATCGGGCACAAGATCGATCGGTTTCTGGTGTCGCTCGTCCTCGATCCTCAACAGAGTGGCACTGTGGCTGACCAACCGCTGGCAGCAGCTCAGGTGACCTCCTTCGGCCGCACGATGTAGTGCCGTGCGTCCATCGTTGTCCCGTCGCCGCGGATCGGCCCCACTTTTCAACAATTCAACAACGATTTCAACATGCCCTGAGGATGCGAAGAAGTTTGTTATTTCGTGGGGCAACTTTGGGCCGATGAGATCCTTACCCATCATTGCGGCTCTATGAAGCGCGGTCACGCCTCCGTTCGTCACCTCGTCCACTCCAAGGCCGGCGGACAGAAGCAATCGGCACGCCTCCAGGTGGCCACTACGAGCGGCATAGTGGAGAGCGGTGTAACCGCAACTATCACGATCCTGCAGATGTCCTTTGGTCACTAGCGTACGCAGCCGATCGATCTCGTTGTTCATCGCTGGAAGGCAGAATCAGATTGTTAATATGAGTAAAACAAGTAATATCATTTGGGCTTCCTTCATCCACTTACCGGCACTCCATATTCCACGGTCAAAGTCTAGTTCGTCGAGGGATTGAATGGCTACGGCTCCACTCTTCGGCGGACACTGGTGTCCATGGCAACCGTGAGCCATTGTCCGGACAAACGCACAGTTTCTAATAGACTCCGGCAAATAAACATCCAAGCAAGGAGCAGCGGCAGGCAAAACAGGCAAAACGACACAAATCAAAGCTCCAAAAGTGCTCGGCTTCAACTTGTTATGAGGGTGCTGTCAGTTCTAAAAacgcaatcaaaacaaaccggcgCACTGACAGCATGTTGAGACTCGTTCCGTCAGCTGGCTCGTTACTCGGGTACGTCGATTTTACTCTTTGGTCCGTTTCCTTCTCGGCCACTGTTGGTCAGATTATCCCGCTCAAACAGCGAAGCCGACGTGTCGCCCAGGTATGGCTCGGGATCGCTGAATTCTTTCCGCATTGTCCACATATATTCATTGTAGTCCTGCTTGACCGCCGTCGACGAGGAGGCAACCACACGGTAACCGAGGACCTGACGATCAAAACGGTTATTGGAAATCATGAAATTATGAATCATGTTATTACAATGGGATTAATAATGATTAATTATTGCATTGGGCGTGCACTATGTTCTAAGAAACTCGTCTGTTCTAAAAACTACGAAAAGGTGTAGTGCAGATTGCCTACACATAGGGGCTTTGGTGCCAGCAGACGATATTAAATCAAAATGACGGTTATtcgtcataattttgctcttaCAGCCTTGAACTAATATTTCATTCATATATATCCTTCAAGAAGCGTCGGAAACCTACGGTCGGTTTAGATggcacatttttcttcaaacaaaTAAGTGTCTTATGCGTTAAAACCTCAACGTTAGTTCCTGTTATCTTACCTCCAGTGCGGTCAGTATCACGCACGGATGCTGCAGATAGACGACGGTTGACTCATCGCTGTAACCGCCGCACGGGAATCTGCTCAGCTGCTCGAGGTCGGCCGCTAGAGAGCGTTGTGGTAATCGGGACGAGACGGGAAGCCACAAACGAATATTAATTACACTACCGGCCAGAGACCGCTGACTCTGCAGACTTACCCTTCAACCCCGAGACTAGCACGCGAAACGGATGCTTATGACCGTAGGAGGCGAGATTGCCGCGGATGAGAATGTATGGCATCGGGGATCAGTTTCTGTCGGAAAGGAAATATGCACGTTAACGTTTCTATCGGGATTTGCAACGTTTGCGCAGGTTAAATCGTAAATTTAACGCGGCGGTGTTAAGTTAGCCGGTTGTTAAACGCGCTCCCATTCTCCAGACGCCGGACAGGTTTATTTATAGAAACTGACCTAATGCAAATTGACGCGTAATTACGATGCAGCAACAGTAAACCCCATATCTAATTCAACCCGGTGTGTTTGGGATTAAGACTAAACAGTGCGAACAAATGCACCCGggttgcacacacacagaaattatttaaaaaacttaTGCGAACGGCAAAACACCGTAGCAATTTCCCATCCGAGAGGATCCGGCCACTGTTTACGCTTCACCGGTTTCTGCCAGTGGCTCCCGATCGGCGCGCGGAGGTCAGGgatttgtaaatattttatgcgACCGACGTGCCAAAACAGACTACCCTCGCCGGAAGAGTCAGAAAGCTTCCCGGAGATTGCTTTCTGGCTAATGGCCAGCCCCATGCTGGCATTTCTTTGCCGGTGGCACCCGCCTACTGAAGACGAGGGGACGAGCTCCTACTTTTGGTGTTACGAAacgctttttattttttgccgcTGTCAGGGGAAAAAGAATTCTTGGGTGGTACAGCAGATAGGCCAGGCTCGGAAAGGGAACGTACGTTTTATGCCATTAGTATAAAAAGTAACAATGATGTAAAGAGCGAAATCGTTGATCCTTGATGTAACACTTTCGTCGACTTCATGCCACGTATTATATATTTTGATGCGGTATCTTTGAACTCCGGACCgtttgaaaatgaagaaagaatTACCAAACGAAAATCATTtcacaaaagaaaaatcctTTCCGCGTGGAGGGCACATCCGGCACGGCTGGAAATAATTCCTTTTGTGATCAAGatttaatcaattaatcaAATGCACCAATCGAGAGTGTAACAGATCGAGGTGCAAATAAGgaaagaagtgaaagaaaCCATACCGGGTTTCCATTTGGCTCGAGTATTATATGCAAATTGTTTCGGCAATTCTTTCCGGTTAGCGGGCACGCGGCGGAATGGAGAGCGCGCGCCATTCCGAAAGTGCCGAGCTTTTCGGTGTGCcttcaattttaattattcacgCACTTGCTGGCCCGTAACCGGTGACCGGCAACGGTCCGACCGACTGGAAGGGTTTGCCGTTTTACGATATGCCTCTAGTTTTACGAGATGCGCCCGCGGACGTTGGTTCTCACAAACCAAGCAGCCAAGGGATTCGCGGCTGACCACAAACGAGTCTGTTGCCCGCATACGTccgtttcccgttcccgtttgaAGCCGGGTAACGAATCCAACGGACTTGCGTGACGATGCGATGCTCGGTTGCCAGCTCCTTATTTACACAAACTAAACATCTTTCCActccgccggtcggccgccaTCAGCCCAAAACACTGCGCGCCGCcgtttactgctgctgcctttCCTTGTAGCAAATGAATTCATTAACGTGATTAcgttttttcaaacaaaacaacattaaacacCGTACAGGAGAGCGAAACCAACGGGCAGAGGTCCACAGCACAGACCTACTGAAACAATGGAATCCACCGTACTTCGTTCACGAATTGTGCACGGCTCATTTTTGGATGGTGGAAGCGAAAGCATGCGAAATTTGCTTCCCCCCGGGCCATGGTCGTCGGTTCCGACCGTCGATATTGTTGATAGACTAGAGCTCTTTTATAAACTGAGAGGAAATTATGATCAAAAAGATGGATTTATGAAGAGCAACTATGCTGTCAAAAGCTATCGACACGAAATTCCAAGTTCGGCCACAGCCAAGAACAGCTCAGTAACACTGGCACCAggcaggggggggggcgctGAAGATGCTAAGCTGCGATTGCCGACGTAGTCGCGGCTGCGTaaccgaaagtgaaaacgacgCCTCCGGAAGCGGTCGACCGACGGCCAGAGTTGGGCTCGCAGAGGTCAAATACCTGTCCCAGCATACCTGCGGGCCTCCCTAGAAAGTTGACCGTTTGATACGAGTTGCCTGCTGCGATGTGCGTCACGCAAGAAGGCGGAGAACAGAGAATGAACGcattttcttcctcttttctTTGGCTTTTGATTACATTCCAACGGGTGCGTAAGCGTGCTCTTTCGGTGCCCCTGCCGATCTCAGTGACCTATGCTTTTGGGGTTGATTGAAGTCATCGTTAAGGTAAGGCTTTTCGATGatagaaaataatatttcttCACAAAAACTTATAAATCCCCGTTCACAGAAAAATCACGAGAAAGCGGAAGCCCGGTTCAAGTTGGGTTCTGGAACATACCATACGCGGTGTGTCGCGGTTAGCATGTGTCTCTATTCCCGCTAGACGGTTCCCGACGGTACCCGACACACCGGTTGCAGGTGAAAATTGTGCCGCTAAATATTTGATGACCGTGGCGGAAATGTCGAGAGCGTGTGTCAATATCGAAGGGCTCCCCGCAAGCGGAGACTGAGTGAATTCtcgtccaccagcaccagcccagaaaaggaaaaccttcGCCTCGCCGACAACATCAACGGGCGGGCCAAAGCAAACAAGTAGAAGCCGCGTTCGTGAcgggaacagcagcaggctgTGTAAACGCTGCACACGAGGGGCTGCATTTCCAAGGAAACCGGCCAGTAGCAACAGTTGCAAACTAATCATCCCGGGAAGGTTGCTAGCCGCTGCTGGTTCCTGGGCGGGTTCTCACATTCAAGGTGAACCTGTTCTCTGGTGGCGTGGCTTTGAAAACGGTTTGAAATGCACCCATTTCGCCGGCACGAACTAAGTGAGCCGCTCCAGCTCGGAAGtcggacccggcccggtgcgtTATTTACTGTCAACATTATTTTATGTAACAGCACATGTGGCGCCTCAGAATAGTACGGGTAGGCCAATAAAAGCGGCCGAAGGCACGGAGAAAAATATGGCGAATTATTCAACACGCTCACGAAGGTGGGCGATACGAATTTCCCGCGGCCAAGAAGGCGCTTCGTttctttgttgctttttcTCCATCTTCTTCCAGTTTCAGACTTTCAGAATGCTTACTTGGTGCTGGTGTCCTTGGTGAAAATGGATCGTGGTGGCCGAcggacggtgctgctgctgctgcttgctcGATGAAAAGTGTCTCCGCAATCCTTTGCTGGGCGTACTAAATTAGgcacaacaataaaaatccAGCCCCAAACCTGCACTCTCTCCCGTGCTTCTGTGagctctctctttttcgctaAGGACGAAATTCTACCGGACCGCCATCGCGATGGCGTTCGGGCGCATGGAACACGGAATCGACCCAGATTTGTCACACCAGACCATTTAGAGTGGCGCCGGAAGAGTTTTCACCGCGCggtggcaccggaagcggccccGCACTCACTTTTGTTCGCCCTCACGGCGAAGAgcacagagcgagagaaaatggTACGATATGAATGCCGCACCGTAGAACGGAAGCAAATTGTATGAAATAGGCACGCAGTTCGCGTTCCTTCGGTATGCTTTTCGACActatatacacacacacacacacccaaagaCGCACCCGCGGTtggttctttttcttttctaagCTGCTCTCCGGTGCCCACTTTTGGAGGTTGGATTTTTGAGGATTCTTCAGCAACCGTTCACTGCGCGCTCGGCAAACTCAGCTCAGGGCACTGCTGCTGACCGCGGTGGCCGGATGATGAATGGCGGCGGATTCTAGAGAGACCTCCCGGTGCTGTGCCCGTACGCACTTTTTGCTCGTAAACGTCCGTCCGACGTGAATGACAGGTAAACAACGACTAACCTCAAAAAcctgttccggtggccgatgagcaggtgcgagagcgagagagatcgCGCCCCCAAAGCCTCGCTCAGGGCCCGCACGAGGAGAGAGCCGCGGTTTTGATTCAAACGGTTCGATAGCTCGTTACAGCGGAGCTGCTTGGTGTTTACTCAGACGATGATTCTCTCGACATCACGATCCATGCTGTTTCTGTGTTCCGTCGTTCGTCCAAACAATCCGACGGGAGTTTGTTGAAGGTCGCTCCAAAGAGCGCGACTCCCGCAACGGAGAGAGCAAGCAAGGGTTAAAGCCGGTTCCGCCGCATGACGTTTCGCTGACAAGCTCCACACGCCAAAAACGGATGGCCGACAAAAAAATGACGAGGTGTGGCCTCCcaacccccaaaaaaaaaaaaaaaaaaaaacgaaaggttACCGCTAATCGGCAATCGACACGGATCGGTTTGAATTGCTGGCTCGGGAAGGATAATCGGCTGTTGCTTTGGGGTGTGAGTGGAGTTGGCGTGACATCATCATTTCGGGGTCCGATTCGGTATCGATGGCATGGGAAGAGCAGCACTTAGAATGTtagattaaattaaataagaTCTCAGGGCAAATTACCTTCGTAATCGTTGTGCATTTCAGTCTTTGGCTGAAGCCCCACCGGCAATGTATCGGATGCAGCGAGGTCAGTCAACTGGCGCGAGCCGGTTCTTCTTGCTCCTGTTGCACCGCCACTCGCTGTTTCGCTTCTCATAATCATCAATCGGAACGAATCATTAATCGGTGATCCGGAGTACGGAGTACGGAAGGTtcaatgaaatgaaagaatgCATGTGCATGCAACGGGAACACGTGCGGAGGCAGCAGCGCATCCTCAACTAACCGCGAAATCGTTTAATGGGGAAGCAGTCCATCCGTAGCGTTGGCGCGTTCTTACATCATCCGCACTTCCTGTAGGTCGTTCAGTaataaaacgaaagtaaacaaGAACACGTGAACAACAGATAACTAACTCCAAATGATGATCCAAATGATTTGAATGAACCGCAACTGGTTTCGATTGAAACGGTTCGTTCTTCCATACTAAAACTAGGCCTTGTacaggaaaagaaagagaaaatgcaATGCGAACGAGTTGTAAACTCAACAATAAATCTGTTTGGTTAGAAAAATAATGGTTTTTACAAACCTGAAAATGGTTCGTCCACTGAAGTACGCAGCCAGTGGCTGCGGGTGCTTTCGGTTAAGCTCACAGCGCCATCTATCCGTCAGAATCCAGCGCCACTGAAAAGAAAGCTTCAAAGTATAACGAACAGCAACAGTTGGCGCTTTTCAAACTAATCCCCCCAACCCCCCCTTGATGTGTCATCGTCCTTTTGCAGGGATTGGCGAACGAGAGCCCGTGTTGTGTTTTCtcctttatttttattgattcttTCCTATTGTTAATGGATCGTctgatttttgtttgacttGTACACACCCAACACACCGCGCGCGTCCACCCTCATTCGGTGCGTTTTCCCGGCTTGCCCATCGCGAGGCTGCTTTGTGACTGCTTTTGATGTCCTGTACACCGCGTGTGTTCGGCCGGGTGGACAATACTGCTTCTTTTTGTAAATGGGAGCTGTGTTGCGTTTTAGCGATCATTTCAACTATGATACGGTTGTGTGATGATCCAGACTGACTGTGAACGGTTCTCGTGTGTATTCGTGGTTTATCATCCGTTCGTTTACAACTCTATAGTCTCGTTTTATGTTAAATTCACCAGAATTAGCTTGTTGAAACGTACTGGAAAAAATGGATTTCGTCTAGCCGATAATACCACGTGTGCATTTCGTCGCGCGACCATCGCCCAAAAATGGAATCGAGTCATCTGAATATTtggatttgattgatttttactCTCTGTTGTCTCTTACTCGAAACTCATGATAAACATACACATACATACGAAGAGATACACTTAAGCAACGCCCCCAGACAGCTTAGAAACGCGGGCGGGCGTCCCTTCACAATCAGAGTACTTCCGGATCCGGGGGGGGTGCCGGCCATGTACTTTGTTCCGATCCCtctatacacacacacagacacacgaacGATGAGGGGACGCTGCTCCCCGTTTGCCCCGCACTTTGCTGCCCTAAAGTTTGTATAAttcattgttttcttcttctggttGTATAATTCATTTTTGTAATTCACACAAATTAAGAGTTTTATCTACTTGAACTATTATCCTTCCcctcggtttttttgtttgttaaatcttgttttggttttagtTTATGCTTCACACAATTCATTAAACATTCACAGTACAGTCATCgtcggggtttttttctctacCGGTGGCCATAAACATAACACACGCTTCTGCCctaccaccac
It includes:
- the LOC128271371 gene encoding eukaryotic translation initiation factor 3 subunit H, with the translated sequence MASRGGNRRSQPVDNTIAYVQCDGLAAMKMVKHCHEESLNNMEVAQGALLGLVVDDRLEITNCFPFPKSDETIDEEEYQLNMMRRLRHVNVDHFHVGWYQSADVGNFLSNTLLESQYHYQTSIEESVVVIYDTQKSARGFLTLKAYRLTPQAIAMYKERDFTPEALRNLKVGYENLFVEIPIVVKNSALCNIMMSELTEMVPEEEGTHFLDLGTASVLENHLRCMMDRVDELNHEATKFNKYQQAAIRQEQEKHRMLAKHAQENAARIAKGETAVPEEEINKLFRPIPVPTRLNPMIVSGQINTYAQHISQFCSQSLAKLYMTQALQNAKENK
- the LOC128272222 gene encoding ankyrin repeat domain-containing protein 39 codes for the protein MAHGCHGHQCPPKSGAVAIQSLDELDFDRGIWSAAMNNEIDRLRTLVTKGHLQDRDSCGYTALHYAARSGHLEACRLLLSAGLGVDEVTNGGVTALHRAAMMGHVEIVVELLKSGADPRRRDNDGRTALHRAAEGGHLSCCQRLVSHSATLLRIEDERHQKPIDLVPDHRTNSDELRHVLAL
- the LOC128272223 gene encoding uncharacterized protein LOC128272223, with product MPYILIRGNLASYGHKHPFRVLVSGLKAADLEQLSRFPCGGYSDESTVVYLQHPCVILTALEVLGYRVVASSSTAVKQDYNEYMWTMRKEFSDPEPYLGDTSASLFERDNLTNSGREGNGPKSKIDVPE